A section of the Humulus lupulus chromosome 2, drHumLupu1.1, whole genome shotgun sequence genome encodes:
- the LOC133814161 gene encoding secreted RxLR effector protein 161-like encodes MHVFQRNSDSKATYLLLYVDDMILISKDRSNIDSLKTLLRSEFEMKDLGKTTRILGITISRDREKGKMNLGQKDYIQKILDKFSMNNAKITTLPITSQHQLSKEQCPKTQEEADYMNRVPYSNAVGSLMYLMVCTRPDLSYAMSLLSKYMSNPGKPHWEAMKWTLRYLLGTMDTGLTYKKQNYTLRLEWYNDANYAGDRDQRRSTSAYYFLIGGNCISWRVQLQPVVALSTTESKYIAVT; translated from the coding sequence ATGCATGTATTTCAAAGAAACTCAGATTCTAAAGCTACCTATTTGTTactctatgttgatgatatgattcTAATAAGCAAAGACAGAAGTAATATAGACTCTCTCAAGACATTATTAAGGTCAGAGTTTGAAATGAAGGATCTGGGAAAAACTACTAGGATACTTGGGATAACAATAAGCAGAGACAGAGAAAAAGGGAAGATGAACCTTGGACAGAAGGACTACATACAAAAAATCTTGGATAAATTTTCTATGAACAATGCTAAGATCACTACGCTACCAATTACCAGCCAACATCAATTGTCTAAAGAGCAATGCCCCAAAACACAGGAAGAAGCAGATTACATGAACAGAGTCCCTTATTCTAATGCAGTAGGATCCCTAATGTATCTAAtggtgtgtacaagacctgatctATCCTATGCAATGAGCTTACTAAGCAAATACATGTCAAATCCGGGTAAACCTCATTGGGAAGCTATGAAGTGGACACTAAGGTACCTACTGGGAACTATGGATACTGGACTCACTTACAAGAAACAGAACTATACTCTAAGATTAGAATGGTACAACGATGCAAACTATGCAGGGGACAGAGATCAAAGAAGGTCAACTTCTGCATACTATTTTCTTATAGGTGGGAATTGCATAAGTTGGAGGGTTCAGTTACAGCCTGTAGTAGCCTTATCTACAACTGAATCAAAATATATTGCAGTGACATAG